One Brevibacillus choshinensis genomic window carries:
- a CDS encoding GMC family oxidoreductase, with product MDNRKYADGADVCIVGAGAAGGVLAYELAKAGLRVVVIEAGPFWDPQSDFASDELSMRRLAWQETRLVAGKDPLRLGHNNSGRGVGGGTVHFTGVFLRFHESDFKIKTLDGVGEDWPITYQDLAPYYDKIEREIAVSGPSHFPWGAFRGPYPYPVREPISANSQLFREACEKLGYDSVVAPLAILSGPFDGRPPCINRGFCNQGCMPNAKYSGLIHHIPKAIAEGAEVLSDCMVTEILTAGDKVSGVLFTHDGLTHRQMARVVILAGFVIETPRLLLNSATSRFPDGLANSSGWVGKAIMPHSSHDVYGRLPDEVRLYKGTPVLALTQHFYETERDRGFARGYTLNAHGARPVSMAGAIAAERVDGSFLWGKQLRETMLDYNMYARVTLVGEVLPHPDNAITLSGEKDEYGMPVPKVTFSYQENDRLLYQHAIGTMEQIIEAMGGIPEHVVSDTAHLMGGCRMGNDPSTSVVNEFGQSHDISNLFIAGASTFVTSSASNPTNTVMALAARTADKLIEAMKQRDVP from the coding sequence ATGGACAATCGGAAATACGCAGATGGAGCGGATGTGTGCATCGTGGGAGCCGGTGCAGCTGGCGGGGTGCTCGCCTACGAGCTGGCAAAAGCCGGACTTCGCGTAGTCGTGATCGAAGCAGGGCCATTCTGGGATCCCCAGAGCGATTTTGCCAGCGACGAGCTGTCCATGCGGCGATTGGCCTGGCAGGAGACGCGGCTCGTGGCGGGGAAAGATCCTCTGCGACTGGGGCACAACAATTCAGGGCGTGGAGTAGGGGGAGGAACCGTTCATTTTACGGGTGTATTCCTGCGGTTTCATGAAAGTGATTTTAAGATCAAGACATTGGATGGGGTAGGCGAAGATTGGCCGATCACCTATCAGGATCTGGCTCCGTATTACGACAAGATCGAACGGGAAATTGCCGTCTCCGGACCCTCGCATTTTCCGTGGGGTGCATTTCGCGGGCCCTATCCATACCCGGTGCGTGAGCCGATCAGCGCCAATTCCCAGCTGTTTCGAGAGGCTTGCGAAAAGCTGGGCTACGATAGCGTGGTTGCACCGCTTGCGATCCTGTCTGGGCCGTTCGATGGGCGGCCGCCGTGCATCAATCGGGGGTTTTGCAATCAGGGCTGTATGCCGAATGCCAAGTACAGCGGATTGATCCACCATATTCCAAAGGCTATTGCGGAAGGAGCGGAAGTGCTGTCCGACTGCATGGTCACGGAAATATTGACGGCAGGCGACAAGGTCAGTGGCGTGCTGTTTACGCACGATGGCTTGACGCACCGGCAGATGGCCCGGGTCGTCATTTTGGCAGGCTTTGTGATTGAAACGCCACGGCTGCTCTTGAATTCGGCGACCTCCCGATTCCCGGACGGCCTTGCCAATTCCAGCGGGTGGGTAGGCAAAGCGATCATGCCGCATTCCAGCCACGACGTGTACGGTCGTCTTCCTGACGAAGTGCGGCTGTACAAAGGGACCCCGGTGCTTGCACTCACGCAGCATTTCTATGAGACTGAACGTGATCGCGGATTTGCTAGGGGCTATACCTTGAACGCGCACGGAGCAAGACCTGTCTCCATGGCAGGAGCGATTGCAGCTGAACGTGTGGACGGATCGTTTTTATGGGGGAAACAGCTCCGGGAGACGATGCTGGACTACAACATGTACGCGCGAGTGACGCTCGTAGGGGAAGTGCTGCCTCATCCGGACAATGCCATTACGCTCAGTGGGGAAAAAGATGAATACGGAATGCCTGTCCCCAAAGTAACCTTCAGCTACCAGGAAAATGACCGCTTGCTCTATCAGCATGCCATAGGCACAATGGAGCAGATCATAGAAGCCATGGGTGGAATACCGGAGCACGTCGTCTCGGATACGGCACATTTGATGGGAGGATGTCGGATGGGGAACGATCCATCGACCTCGGTCGTAAACGAGTTTGGTCAGTCGCACGACATTTCCAACCTTTTCATAGCAGGTGCTTCTACCTTTGTCACATCCAGTGCCAGCAATCCGACAAACACAGTAATGGCGCTGGCTGCACGCACCGCGGATAAGCTGATCGAGGCCATGAAACAGCGTGATGTCCCGTGA
- a CDS encoding glutaredoxin family protein, translating to MATTVIIYTQTTCGPCQEEKMWLTSQQVAFEDRDIRKNDTYFQEAINLGASMTPVTHIKKDNGEEYVIHGFDKEEIKKALSL from the coding sequence ATGGCTACTACCGTCATTATTTACACGCAAACTACATGCGGACCTTGCCAAGAGGAAAAAATGTGGCTCACCAGCCAGCAGGTTGCTTTTGAGGACCGCGATATTCGCAAAAACGACACGTACTTCCAGGAAGCCATCAATCTGGGTGCCAGCATGACCCCTGTCACTCATATCAAGAAAGACAATGGCGAGGAATACGTCATTCACGGTTTTGACAAGGAAGAAATAAAAAAGGCTTTATCGCTGTAA
- a CDS encoding ArsR/SmtB family transcription factor, translated as MDMDLMQVLFLSEVYKLLGDKTRLTIMALLQVQSLCVRDLVEILQTSQPSVSQHLAKLKTHGLVKERRKGPWVFYSVNTECAPAVQQILSNLPDMSPVIKQKSAENEPSFG; from the coding sequence ATGGATATGGATTTAATGCAGGTACTGTTTTTGTCCGAGGTTTATAAGCTGCTTGGTGACAAGACGCGACTGACGATCATGGCTCTCCTGCAAGTGCAGTCCCTATGTGTTCGTGATCTCGTGGAGATTCTGCAGACTTCCCAACCCTCTGTTTCCCAGCACTTAGCGAAGTTAAAGACACATGGTTTGGTAAAAGAGCGGAGGAAGGGACCATGGGTTTTCTACTCGGTAAATACAGAGTGCGCTCCTGCAGTTCAGCAGATTTTGTCTAATTTGCCGGATATGTCGCCTGTCATCAAACAAAAATCAGCCGAGAATGAACCATCTTTCGGCTGA